Genomic segment of Paucidesulfovibrio longus DSM 6739:
GATGAACCCGACCTCGATGAGTCCGGTGCAGTCCAGGCCCTTGGCCTTCATGCGGCGCAGCAGCTCGGGCTCGACAGCGGCGCGGGCCGCGTCGGCCTGGGCCGGGGTGGTCACGAGCATGGGCATGCCGATGATGCCGAAGCTGAAGTCCATCTGTTCCAGGGAACCGGCGGAAAGGGTGGCGGCCTGGAGCTGGCCCGCGCGCATCTTGCGCATTACCTGGGCGTCGGAGCCCATGACCCCGCCCGCGTAGATCTTGACCTGCACGCGGCCCTGGGTGGCGATCTCCACTTCCTTGGCGCCCTCGCGCAGGGACGTGGTCACGGTGGTGCCGTCCGGCGCGAGCGTGGCGATCTTCAGGGTTTCGGCTCCGGCGGTGCCGCCGAGCAAGGCCAGGGCGAGCGCCAGGAGCGGGGCGAGTATGGAAAAACGGTTCATGGGCATGGTCCTCTTTTGTCTTGGGTGTCCGCGGAGTGGTTCCGCGGTCGGGCGGCGGCTAGAAGAAGTCGTCCGCCTCCTGCAGGAGCACGGCGGCCTCCCGCTTTGCCAGGGTGTTCTGCAGGGCCAGATCGGGCTGCACGTCCGCGGGCGTGTCCATGACGTGGGCCAGGAGCCTGTCGTGCAGTTCGCGGTCCTGAAGGGGGCGCGCGTAGCTCTTGGCGAAGGTCACGTAGGTCAGCAGATCGGCCCCCTTGGAAATTTCGATGGCCCGCTCGAAATGCGCGCGGGCTTGTTCGGGCTTGCCGCCGTAGGCGGGCGGCAGCAGGGTCTGGAGGATGCCCATGAGCACATGGGGCGCGCCGTCGGCGTAGGTCTCGTCGAGCTGGAGCATGCGTTCGGCCAGGGCCTGGAGCTTGGGCACGTCGGCCACGTCGGTCCAGGAGCCGGGCCGGGCCTTGATGTACGCGCCCCAGGCATTGACGGCCGCGTGGATGTATTTGAGGTCGCCCTTGTCCAGGCTGGCGGGCACCGGGCCGAATTCGGCGGCGGGCTTGTCCCAGAGCCGGGCGAAATCGTCGCTGCGCTCGGAAAGGGCGCGTATGGCGTAGTCGCGGGCCTTGGCGGTCATCAGCCTGGCCCGTTCCGGGTCGCCGTCGAGGGTGAAGGCCACGGCGTAGGCCGTGAGCAGGCCGGAGGCGGCGGCCAGGGTGTCCTCGTCGTCGGGCGAGCCTTGGACCAGGGCGTCCATGAAGATCAGATAGGAGGGAATGCCCTGGCGCACGGTTTCCAGATCCTGCTGGCGCTTCACCGAGGACGAGAGGTTCTCCATGATCGGGGAGGCGGCCCCGCGCATCAGCGCGCCGCAGCCGGTCATGGCCAGGCAGGCGAGGATCAGGGCCGCGAGGGCCGGGGGGGCGAACTTGGGGCGCGTCAATGCTCTGTTCTCCGGTATGTGTTGCGAAGGGGGGATATATCAAAATAATGGCGCGAGTGAAACTATATTAGGTTAAAACGTCGATCCCTTGCCATTTCCATGAGTTGGGAGTAAGGCGGGGCCATGCCCGAAATACCGGATCACGCCCTGCCGCACGAGTCCGCGGCCGCATGCGCGCAGACCTTGGCCCAAGGCTGCAAGCTTTGCAAAATGTGCCTGAAGGAATGCCCGCTGATCAAGAAGTGGGGCATGCCCGGCGAGATGGCCTCGCGGCTGCTCTCCGGCGAGCTGGACGTGGAAGGCGCGCGCGAGGCCGCCTTCGAATGCACGCTCTGCGGGCTCTGCACCCAGGTCTGCACCGTAAGCGGCCTGGACCCGCGCTCCCTCTTCGCGGCCCTGCGGCGCGAGGCCGCGGCGGAGCAGCCGCAGCGGCTCAAGCCCTACAAGCCCCTGCTGCGCTACGAGCGCACGGGCCTGACCGGGGCCTTCTCCTTTTTCGGCCTGCCGCGCGGGGTGCGGCGGGTGTTCTTCCCTGGCTGCTCCCTGTCGGGCACGCGGCCCGAAACGGTCTGGCGCGTGCTGGAAAAGCT
This window contains:
- a CDS encoding TRAP transporter TatT component family protein is translated as MTRPKFAPPALAALILACLAMTGCGALMRGAASPIMENLSSSVKRQQDLETVRQGIPSYLIFMDALVQGSPDDEDTLAAASGLLTAYAVAFTLDGDPERARLMTAKARDYAIRALSERSDDFARLWDKPAAEFGPVPASLDKGDLKYIHAAVNAWGAYIKARPGSWTDVADVPKLQALAERMLQLDETYADGAPHVLMGILQTLLPPAYGGKPEQARAHFERAIEISKGADLLTYVTFAKSYARPLQDRELHDRLLAHVMDTPADVQPDLALQNTLAKREAAVLLQEADDFF